The Panicum hallii strain FIL2 chromosome 9, PHallii_v3.1, whole genome shotgun sequence genome has a window encoding:
- the LOC112878243 gene encoding dnaJ protein ERDJ3A — translation MERTKLQPAKQNRIEAARHAAMGIPLRCLLVALLVLSSVSLHVSAAKTIDPYKVLGVDKNASQRDIQKAFHKLSLKYHPDKNKGKGAQEKFEEINNAYEILSDEEKRKNYDLYGDEKGNPGFGGGNFGNHEGHTYFTGGGPKTSYFTSGDGWQTMGGQGNTKTFSFSFGGNPGASGGNPFGGGFDLGDVFSNLFGGGSMGGSQHGGSAGSARANTGTSGQHSGAAKIQDITTQIFSKEISDQGITWLLLFYTPQSKGQFVLESVMQDVVHSLDGVLRAGKVNCDNEKSLCKKAGVSLGKSARLFIYSYTTTEKGSLHEYSGEHDAKSLKTFCQEHLPRFSKRVDIGQFSFPPNVLPNLPQVLLLSSKKDTPVMWRAISGIFRNRLTFYDAEVHDVSHPLLKSLGVKNLPALIGRTVNGEEHLLKDGISVKDLRSGIRELKTLLESFEKKNKKLASSQANKKPSSQREENKVPLLTASNVEEICGEKTSVCIIGVFGSTKAKGQLEAVLSEISKKTLIRGQNYNSGSALSYALLDKNKQSAFLSSFDKSGFKSSDKLLIAYKPRRGRFAVYNDEVTLEEAERFVGSVLNGDVQLSPTKQKPVLR, via the exons ATGGAGCGCACGAAGCTTCAGCCAGCGAAGCAGAACCGAATCGAAGCCGCGCGGCACGCCGCGATGGGGATCCCCCTCCGGTGTCTTCTCGTCGCCTTGCTCGTCCTCAGTTCGGTCTCCTTGCACGTCTCGGCGGCCAAAACTATAGATCCTTACAAG GTTCTTGGAGTTGACAAGAATGCCAGCCAACGGGACATTCAGAAAGCCTTTCACAA GCTTTCTCTTAAATATCACCCTGACAAGAATAAAGGCAAGGGTGCTCAGGAAAAATTCGAAGAAATAAACAATG CATATGAGATTCTATCTGATGAAGAGAAGAGGAAAAACTATGACCTATATGGGGATGAGAAGGGTAACCCTGGATTCGGTGGTGGAAATTTTGGAAATCATGAGGGTCATACATACTTCACTGGTGGTGGCCCTAAGACCAGCTATTTCACATCTGGTGATGGATGGCAGACAATGGGTGGTCAGGGAAATACGAAAACGTTTTCCTTTTCATTTGGTGGTAATCCTGGGGCCAGTGGTGGAAACCCATTTGGTGGTGGTTTTGATCTTGGTGATGTCTTCTCTAACTTATTTGGTGGTGGATCAATGGGTGGTAGCCAGCATGGTGGATCAGCTGGTTCAGCTAGAGCCAATACAGGAACTTCTGGTCAGCATTCTGGCGCTGCCAAGATTCAGGATATCACTACACAAATTTTCAGTAAAGAAATATCTGATCAAGGAATTACTTGGCTTCTGTTATTTTATACACCCCAGTCAAAAGGTCAATTTGTTCTAGAAAGTGTCATGCAGGACGTGGTCCATTCACTGGATGGTGTTCTTAGG GCTGGTAAGGTCAACTGTGATAATGAAAAATCTCTTTGCAAAAAGGCTGGTGTTTCACTAGGGAAATCAGCCCGTCTCTTCATTTATTCGTACACCACTACAGAGAAAGGGTCTTTGCATGAGTATTCTGGCGAACATGATGCTAAGAGCTTGAAGACATTTTGTCAAGAACACCTGCCAAGATTCTCCAAACGGGTAGATATTGGCCAATTCAGCTTCCCTCCAAATGTCCTACCAAACCTTCCTCAAGTGCTCTTACTATCGAGTAAGAAGGACACACCAGTAATGTGGCGTGCTATCAGTGGGATATTCCGCAATCGGTTAACTTTTTATGATGCTGAG GTTCATGATGTTTCTCATCCGCTGCTCAAAAGTCTCGGCGTAAAGAATCTACCAGCTCTAATTGGCCGAACTGTTAACGGGGAGGAGCATCTTCTGAAGGATGGCATTTCGGTGAAAGATCTTAGATCTGGTATAAGAGAACTAAAGACGTTGCTAGAAAGTTTCgagaagaagaataagaagctgGCATCCAGTCAAGCTAATAAGAAACCTTCCAGTCAACGGGAAGAAAACAAGGTTCCTCTCCTCACAGCTTCCAATGTTGAGGAAATTTGTGGAGAGAAGACTTCAGTATGCATCATCGGTGTTTTCGGATCAACCAAAGCGAAGGGACAGCTTGAAGCAGTCCTGTCTGAG ATATCTAAGAAGACTCTGATAAGGGGGCAGAACTACAATTCTGGAAGTGCACTCTCCTATGCTTTGTTGGACAAGAACAAACAATCCGCATTCCTGTCATCGTTTGACAAGTCTGGATTCAAGTCATCTGACAAGCTTCTCATTGCCTACAAGCCTCGCCGGGGGAGGTTCGCCGTGTACAACGACGAGGTGACACTGGAAGAAGCTGAGAGATTCGTGGGCTCTGTTTTGAATGGAGACGTCCAGCTGTCACCCACAAAACAAAAGCCGGTCCTCAGGTAG
- the LOC112877293 gene encoding uncharacterized protein LOC112877293, which yields MAATSMSSSSPPRVTAKLAGAPRSSSFYTQLSFCSRHPFQKAAAASAFQKLPPELLLLSLPARNKHARISCRATDNDQAAPAAAQETTTPSPAPPAASSPSAEKSPVTPGNGQPQQPVANANGSAPSEPPKRTPLTARERLRAARVLGKYAEPSAKGSSSSPSKSSKPEFGSGVLDALREADAKKAGGGGGRRGSRLPEAPGNLFDDSKRGMPKEGWTFELPFGVDVFLVLVSFTLITTIMFGTAFLVWKLGGIHFNEY from the exons ATGGCTGCCACCAGCATGAGCTCCTCCTCCCCGCCCAGGGTTACTGCAAAA CTTGCAGGAGCCCCCAGATCTTCCTCGTTCTACACCCAGCTCAGCTTCTGCTCGAGGCATCCCTTCCAGAAGGCGGCAGCAGCTTCAGCCTTCCAGAAGCTCCCGCCCGAGCTTCTCCTGCTGAGCTTGCCGGCGAGGAATAAGCATGCAAGAATCAGCTGCCGAGCCACCGACAACGACCAagcggcgccggccgcggcgcaAGAAACGACCACCCCCTCTCCTGCTCCTCCGGCCGCTTCCAGTCCCAGCGCCGAGAAATCCCCGGTGACGCCGGGCAACGGCCAGCCGCAGCAGCCGGTGGCCAACGCCAACGGCAGCGCGCCGAGCGAGCCGCCAAAGCGAACGCCCCTGACGGCGCGGGAGCGGCTGCGCGCGGCGCGCGTGCTGGGCAAGTACGCGGAGCCGTCGGCGAaggggtcgtcgtcgtcgccatcGAAGTCAAGCAAGCCGGAGTTCGGGAGCGGGGTGCTGGACGCGCTGCGCGAGGCGGACGCGAAGAaggccgggggcggcggcgggcggcgcgggtcGCGGCTGCCCGAGGCGCCGGGCAACCTGTTCGACGACAGCAAGCGCGGGATGCCCAAGGAAGGGTGGACGTTCGAGCTGCCGTTCGGGGTGGACGTGTTCCTCGTCCTCGTGTCCTTCACGCTCATCACCACCATCATGTTCGGCACCGCCTTCCTCGTCTGGAAGCTCGGCGGCATACACTTCAACGAGTACTAG